Proteins found in one Paucidesulfovibrio longus DSM 6739 genomic segment:
- a CDS encoding DUF669 domain-containing protein: MEHYENQSNSNLDLAQFDDAFETAEVEEREFEAVPDGKYQVNVDRVELTRAQTSGNPMLKWTLRILAPTHKGRLLWRNNVMASNENIKWLKQDLYTCGLQLQKLSDLPGHLEQLLNIKLEVTKRTRGENENIYFNRRIVMADDAGAPGAAMDDMIPF; this comes from the coding sequence GAACACTACGAAAACCAATCCAACAGCAACCTCGACCTGGCGCAGTTCGACGACGCCTTCGAAACCGCCGAAGTCGAGGAACGTGAGTTCGAGGCCGTTCCCGACGGCAAGTACCAGGTCAACGTCGACCGGGTCGAACTGACCCGCGCCCAGACCTCGGGCAATCCCATGCTCAAGTGGACCCTGCGCATTCTCGCGCCGACCCACAAGGGCCGTCTGCTCTGGCGTAACAACGTCATGGCCAGCAACGAGAACATCAAGTGGCTCAAGCAGGACCTCTACACCTGCGGGCTGCAGCTTCAGAAACTCTCCGACCTGCCGGGCCACCTCGAGCAGCTTCTCAACATCAAGCTGGAGGTGACCAAACGCACTCGTGGTGAAAACGAGAACATCTACTTCAACCGTCGCATTGTCATGGCCGACGATGCCGGGGCTCCCGGCGCGGCGATGGACGACATGATCCCGTTCTGA
- a CDS encoding ERCC4 domain-containing protein: MMDRITVVVDTREQEPYSFDTDKVSAVRKALPAGDYSLVGLEERVAVERKSLTDFVSTVIRGRKRFHRELEKLSAYESACVVVECNFRDLVDGRYRSDAHPHALIGTVASIVVDFGVPVYFCSDRQAACRFVEEYLTRFHRRIARCQKEMRVTRRDSGEE; this comes from the coding sequence ATGATGGACCGGATCACCGTTGTCGTCGACACCCGCGAACAGGAGCCCTACAGCTTCGATACAGACAAGGTTTCGGCGGTTCGCAAGGCGCTGCCCGCCGGTGATTACTCGCTGGTCGGCCTCGAGGAACGGGTGGCGGTGGAGCGTAAATCCCTGACGGATTTCGTCTCCACCGTCATCCGAGGGCGAAAGCGGTTCCATCGCGAACTGGAAAAGCTCTCCGCCTACGAATCCGCCTGCGTGGTTGTCGAGTGCAACTTTCGCGATCTGGTCGATGGCCGCTACCGCAGCGATGCCCACCCGCACGCGCTGATCGGAACGGTCGCCTCCATCGTCGTCGACTTCGGTGTCCCCGTCTACTTCTGCTCGGACCGGCAGGCCGCCTGCCGTTTTGTCGAGGAGTACCTGACACGTTTTCACCGGAGGATCGCGAGATGCCAAAAAGAAATGAGAGTAACCCGGCGCGACTCCGGGGAAGAATAG